In Leopardus geoffroyi isolate Oge1 chromosome D1, O.geoffroyi_Oge1_pat1.0, whole genome shotgun sequence, a single window of DNA contains:
- the GAL gene encoding galanin peptides yields MPGGCALLLAWLLFAAALSATPGLGSPVKEKRGWTLNSAGYLLGPHAIDNHRSFQEKPGLTGKRELPPEDEARPGSFARPLSENAVVRMIIEFLTFLRLKEAGALGFLPDLPPAASAEDWKQP; encoded by the exons ATGCCCGGCGGCTGCGCGCTCCTGCTCGCCTGGCTGCTCTTCGCCGCGGCCCTTTCGGCCACCCCGGGGCTCGGGTCACCG GTGAAGGAAAAGAGAGGCTGGACCCTGAACAGCGCCGGCTACCTCCTCGGGCCAC ATGCCATTGACAACCACAGATCCTTTCAGGAGAAGCCTGGCCTCACTGGCAAACGGGAGCTCCCGCCCGAAGACGAAGCAAGGCCAG GAAGCTTTGCCAGGCCGCTGTCCGAGAATGCTGTTGTGCGCATGATAATTGAGTTTCTGACTTTCTTGCGTCTCAAAG AGGCCGGGGCCCTGGGGTTCCTGCCCGACCTCCCGCCCGCAGCCTCCGCAGAAGACTGGAAACAGCCCTGA